From Methylobacterium radiodurans, a single genomic window includes:
- a CDS encoding lipid kinase, which yields MPPTQPPSGQPRRALLICNAKARNGRFDLEEIRTVLRAGGIEPVEPPPGDCKALITAHAGSVDLVILGGGDGTMNAAAEALVETKLPLGILPLGTANDLARSLGIPIDPVAAARLITTAEARPADLGWVNGHYYFNVASIGFSAELAGELTAESKKAWGVLGYAVAAVRVLRRVRPFTVTIEHDGQTERVTTIQASVGNGRHYGGGMTVEAEAAVDDGKLDFYSLEVAHWWRLLALLPALRRGTQGRARDVRAFKTTEIRLSTRKRRPVNTDGELTTYTPAHFKVVPKVIRIFAPGPEARPSARDSLLPL from the coding sequence TTGCCCCCCACCCAGCCCCCCTCCGGGCAGCCGCGCCGCGCCCTCCTGATCTGCAACGCCAAGGCTCGCAACGGACGCTTCGATCTCGAGGAGATCCGCACCGTCCTGCGCGCCGGGGGCATCGAGCCGGTCGAGCCGCCGCCCGGCGACTGCAAGGCGCTGATCACCGCCCATGCGGGGTCGGTCGATCTCGTCATCCTGGGCGGGGGCGACGGCACCATGAACGCCGCGGCCGAGGCGCTGGTCGAGACCAAGCTGCCGCTGGGCATCCTGCCGCTGGGCACAGCCAACGACCTCGCCCGCTCCCTCGGGATCCCGATCGATCCGGTGGCCGCCGCCCGCCTCATCACCACCGCTGAGGCGCGGCCTGCCGATCTCGGCTGGGTCAACGGGCACTACTACTTCAACGTGGCGAGCATCGGCTTCTCGGCGGAGCTCGCGGGCGAGCTGACCGCCGAATCGAAGAAGGCCTGGGGCGTGCTCGGCTACGCGGTCGCGGCCGTGCGGGTGCTGCGCCGGGTGCGGCCCTTCACGGTCACGATCGAGCACGACGGGCAGACGGAGCGGGTCACCACCATCCAGGCCTCGGTCGGCAACGGGCGCCATTACGGCGGCGGCATGACCGTGGAGGCGGAGGCGGCGGTCGACGACGGTAAGCTCGACTTCTACAGCCTGGAGGTCGCCCACTGGTGGCGGCTCCTCGCCCTGCTGCCGGCGCTGCGCCGCGGCACGCAAGGACGGGCGCGGGACGTACGCGCCTTCAAGACCACGGAGATCCGCCTCTCCACCCGCAAGCGGCGGCCAGTGAACACGGACGGCGAGCTGACCACCTACACGCCGGCCCATTTCAAGGTGGTGCCGAAGGTCATCCGCATCTTCGCCCCCGGGCCGGAGGCGCGTCCGAGCGCCCGCGACAGTCTGCTCCCCCTCTGA